Part of the Amblyomma americanum isolate KBUSLIRL-KWMA chromosome 7, ASM5285725v1, whole genome shotgun sequence genome, GACCGGAATGGCCGCGCCCATTGCTGTTCCATGGACCTGTTTGTAGAAGGTGCCTCGGAAGACGAAATACGTGTTTTCTAGGCAAAACTTCAAGAGCCTCAACAGGTCCGGTGCCTTGAAAGGTGTTCTTTCGCCGAGCTTCTCGTCTGAGTgaagggcagcgccgcatacatcCACCGCTAGATCCACAGGGACGCTTGTGAACAGAGACTTGACGTCGAAGGACACCATTAAGTCATCGTCATCCGCGGAAATGTCACGCACCTTTCCGATGAACTCGTACGAGTTCCGTATAAACGTGGATCCTTTCCCGACTAGCGGCGCGAAGACGCGGTGAAGGTAGCCCGAGAGCTCGTACAAGGGGGAACGGGTGAAGTCCACTATCGGTCGCATAGGGACGCCCTCATTGTGGATCTTTGACAAGACATACAACGCAGGCGCGaacccattgtggcagaggagcctGAAGTACCGTGACTTATGGTGAGGCGGTACGAAGTGAAACACGTCGACGAGTAGTTTCTGCAGCTCTCGTTCTAACTTAGATGTAGGGTCTTTTTTGAGAGCGACGTAAGTGCTCCTGTCCTGCAGAAGATCCAGCATCTTTTTGTCGTAGTCTGTCCTGTTCAACATGACAGTGGCATTACCCTTGTCGGCGGGGAGGATAACAATATCCTGGTTCCTCCGCAGGCTGTTGACAGCACTTCATTCCTCAGCCAGCATGTGAATGGGCTGTCGGCTTGGAAGTTTAGCAAGAATGCTCACTGCCCGTGTTCGTGCCTCATCATGGCGACTGTGGTCCACTTTGCCAATTGTACGTTCGGTAGCacacattatttttcttttctccagTGCAGGTCCAGCGTTGAAGTTCAGTCCAAGTTCAAGCACGGCTTGCTCTGGTTGAGCTGGCTTGTAGGTAGAAAGATTGTATACGGTCGAACGGGTGCCGCCAGGGAAATTGGCAGGGTTGACTTCCTTGTGGCGAGGCATGTCTGATGAGCTTGTTTCTTTGGGCCACCTCTCGTTGGCGGGACTGTAAGCTCGCATGCAGATGAATGCTCGCGAACTCATTCGGGCATATGTACTCAAGGCTGCGACGAGCAAAGAAGAGTTTATTTCGAAGGAACCTGGTTGTGTCTTTGCAGTCTAAAATCCTGGCTTGTAGAAGTTGCCGTTCTGCTCTTGCTATGGTGCTGCGTCCAAATGCGGAGTCGACGGGTCGCAGAAAGCGGACCAATCTGGGAATCAAATTCTTTGCTTTGCAGGCGAGGTTGAAAGCCAAATGATCCTTGAACGAAGATAACCGGACGACCATGAAAACGTACTGGCGGATTTGAGTTATAACTGATTGGCCATACGACCGACGTAACTGaatgaaatctaaggtctgacgaaatctcgtctggtcgggtagtaagtagctcatttcaacagaaaaaaaggcagacgccgaccaaaggtttttgtcaaaacagacgtttcggcttccatacggaagccttgttcactaaatttttattgtagaaccgCGACGCTTAAATAGTCTTCAACAATCGACCCAGGCATCTT contains:
- the LOC144097776 gene encoding uncharacterized protein LOC144097776 translates to MLNRTDYDKKMLDLLQDRSTYVALKKDPTSKLERELQKLLVDVFHFVPPHHKSRYFRLLCHNGFAPALYVLSKIHNEGVPMRPIVDFTRSPLYELSGYLHRVFAPLVGKGSTFIRNSYEFIGKVRDISADDDDLMVSFDVKSLFTSVPVDLAVDVCGAALHSDEKLGERTPFKAPDLLRLLKFCLENTYFVFRGTFYKQVHGTAMGAAIPVTAANLTLEAIENQALASFQPRPKIFLRYIDDCFCIIKKDALTAFREHINSIAEAITFTGEEEVANRLPFLDVSVEMAAAFCFKSSGSPPTREDTCILTLLTRHATNVQLRLR